A single genomic interval of Rhodopirellula islandica harbors:
- a CDS encoding DUF350 domain-containing protein, whose translation MIDHLRGLAQATETLPTSTGLELLLQHLVAACVFSVVGIVVFLGCLVLMEKLTPFSILHEIGEEHNLAVSIVVAAIVLGISIIIAASVIG comes from the coding sequence ATGATTGATCACCTCCGCGGATTGGCACAGGCGACGGAAACGCTTCCCACCAGCACCGGTCTGGAACTGTTGCTGCAACACCTGGTCGCCGCTTGTGTGTTTTCCGTTGTTGGGATCGTGGTCTTCCTAGGCTGCCTGGTGTTGATGGAAAAACTCACACCGTTCTCGATCCTTCACGAGATTGGCGAAGAACACAACTTGGCCGTCTCGATCGTCGTCGCCGCCATTGTGCTCGGCATTTCAATCATCATCGCGGCGTCCGTCATCGGTTGA
- a CDS encoding flagellar hook-basal body protein, translating into MRTPKGTSSGSAEAESRDPSERSMPYGVYLSAAGAQAQNHRLQQISHNLANVDTPGFKPSETILQARFSELIEEGMVSPGLGGADDIGGGVTIQPEQTQFSVGAIRTTGRETDFALHDKKSFFVLQRGDEQLLTRAGDFLFDSTGTLVNSGGDAVVGKDGRPIQIDPRLPLNVGPEGTFTQAGETQQLMLAQPASYGDLANIGGNLFRPLAGFNLAADSDRNVVAGSLEQSAVSPTGTMMEMIETSRAYEANIQMIKNQDSVLGSLIGRVLQG; encoded by the coding sequence TTGCGTACCCCCAAAGGAACGTCGAGCGGTTCGGCGGAAGCGGAGTCACGTGATCCAAGCGAGCGATCCATGCCTTACGGAGTCTATCTCTCTGCAGCGGGTGCCCAGGCACAAAATCATCGCCTGCAGCAGATCAGCCATAACCTTGCCAACGTCGACACGCCTGGTTTCAAACCCAGCGAAACGATCCTGCAGGCGCGGTTCTCGGAACTGATCGAAGAAGGCATGGTCTCCCCCGGCCTGGGCGGCGCCGACGACATCGGTGGTGGCGTCACCATCCAACCCGAACAGACTCAGTTCAGCGTGGGAGCGATTCGAACCACCGGCCGCGAAACGGACTTTGCGTTGCATGACAAAAAGAGTTTCTTTGTCCTGCAACGCGGCGATGAACAGCTGCTGACTCGGGCCGGTGACTTCCTGTTTGATTCCACTGGGACGCTGGTCAATTCCGGTGGCGATGCCGTCGTCGGAAAAGACGGTCGCCCAATCCAAATCGACCCCCGACTTCCGCTCAACGTTGGTCCCGAAGGCACATTCACGCAAGCGGGCGAGACTCAACAGTTGATGCTTGCTCAACCGGCCAGTTACGGCGACTTGGCCAACATCGGCGGCAACCTGTTTCGCCCCTTGGCCGGGTTCAATCTGGCTGCCGACAGCGATCGAAATGTCGTGGCCGGTTCGTTGGAACAATCCGCCGTCAGTCCCACCGGCACGATGATGGAAATGATTGAAACGTCGCGCGCCTATGAAGCCAACATTCAAATGATCAAGAACCAAGACAGCGTCTTGGGATCCTTGATCGGTCGCGTCCTCCAAGGCTAA